The Bombus fervidus isolate BK054 chromosome 3, iyBomFerv1, whole genome shotgun sequence genome includes a window with the following:
- the LOC139985906 gene encoding uncharacterized protein, which yields MEKGSKKEETHQDTTKVRDYIAKLRRSSRNRESYDEIAELEAELRRAYITKELQAQILERETERYIENVRKQQAAELMRLEQQAVLEDDLRQRSESLEKSEDYRKELTIQMKRKEEEKSLMMEEARHEREVLTEMDRIREQHEELKTLERKNQLAETLRRERLIFQEIRQIREEEERTAEAEKLYKDEKYLKEIDERVKRVRDLYEEQLKRRERTMNKIANILINAETRKKERDILIDELIAEDVKYESLLKEEVENIQRKRMREELAANLKEQIVFTEQCKLRFVEQDRMFAEEIMRKIIEDEKTARLTAAARRRMQLQYREDLARLIETRRKIREEEIFNTQETAKEEKRREEANLERIKEDRKRLLEKHASNVGDFIHKSALSEEEQKIIEQFT from the coding sequence ATGGAGAAGGggtcgaagaaagaagagacgcATCAAGATACGACGAAAGTAAGAGATTATATCGCGAAGCTACGACGAAGTAGTCGCAATCGAGAATCGTATGACGAGATCGCAGAACTCGAAGCTGAGTTGCGAAGGGCGTACATTACGAAGGAGCTGCAAGCGCAAATCCTAGAAAGGGAGACCGAGCGTTACATCGAGAATGTACGGAAACAACAAGCCGCAGAACTGATGCGATTGGAACAGCAGGCGGTCCTCGAGGATGATCTTCGCCAAAGATCCGAGAGCCTGGAGAAGTCGGAAGATTACAGGAAAGAACTGACTATTCAGATGAAacggaaagaagaagagaagagttTGATGATGGAGGAAGCTCGCCACGAGAGAGAAGTCTTAACGGAAATGGATAGAATAAGAGAACAGCATGAAGAACTTAAAACGCTTGAGAGAAAAAACCAACTGGCTGAAACCTTAAGACGAgaacgtttaatttttcaagaaattagGCAGATTCGTGAGGAAGAGGAGAGGACAGCCGAGGCGGAGAAACTTTACAAggacgaaaaatatttaaaggaaaTCGATGAAAGAGTTAAAAGAGTGAGAGACCTTTACGAAGAACAGTTAAAAAGAAGGGAACGAACAATGAATAAGATCGCCAATATACTGATAAATGCAGAAactagaaaaaaagagagagatatTTTGATAGACGAATTGATAGCCGAGGATGTAAAGTATGAGTCGTTGCTGAAAGAGGAAgtggaaaatattcaaaggaaGAGGATGAGAGAAGAATTGGCGGCTAATTTGAAAGAACAAATTGTTTTCACAGAACAGTGTAAGTTACGATTTGTTGAGCAAGATAGAATGTTCGCAGAAGAAATTATGAGAAAAATTATAGAGGATGAGAAAACTGCCAGACTGACTGCTGCGGCTAGACGTAGAATGCAGCTACAGTATCGAGAGGATTTGGCTCGATTGATCGAAACCCGACGTAAGATACGAGAAGAAGAGATTTTCAATACGCAGGAAACTgctaaagaagaaaagaggcgCGAAGAAGCTAATCTAGAACGTATTAAAGAAGATAGAAAACGATTGTTGGAAAAGCACGCGTCGAATGTTGGTGACTTTATTCATAAAAGCGCTCTTTCTGAAGAGGAGCAAAAGATTATCGAACAATTCACATAA